Proteins found in one Hypericibacter terrae genomic segment:
- the gstA gene encoding glutathione transferase GstA has product MKLYYSPGACSLAPHIMIREAGLPADIVKVDLGTKKTEKGEDFSKINPKGYVPTVQLDNGQIMTEVAVLLQYIADQKPDAKLIPPAGTLDRYREQEWLNFIATEVHKGFGPLWNPATPDSFKAIVKKKLGDRFALLDKHFSTNDFLMGKSFTAADAYLFTITNWSAHADVDMTPYKNLNAFRERVGKRPAVQAALKAEGLV; this is encoded by the coding sequence ATGAAGCTCTATTACAGCCCCGGCGCCTGCTCGCTGGCTCCCCACATCATGATCCGCGAGGCCGGTCTTCCCGCCGACATCGTGAAGGTGGATCTCGGCACGAAGAAGACCGAGAAGGGCGAGGACTTCTCCAAGATCAATCCGAAGGGCTATGTGCCGACGGTCCAGCTCGACAACGGCCAGATCATGACCGAGGTGGCGGTTCTGTTGCAGTACATCGCCGACCAGAAGCCGGATGCGAAGCTGATCCCGCCGGCCGGCACGCTCGACCGCTATCGCGAGCAGGAATGGCTCAATTTCATCGCCACCGAGGTCCATAAGGGTTTCGGGCCGCTCTGGAACCCTGCCACGCCCGACTCCTTCAAGGCGATCGTGAAGAAGAAGCTGGGCGACCGGTTCGCGCTGCTCGACAAGCATTTTTCGACCAACGACTTTCTGATGGGCAAGAGCTTCACGGCAGCCGACGCCTATCTCTTCACCATCACCAACTGGTCGGCGCATGCCGATGTCGACATGACGCCCTACAAGAACCTGAACGCCTTCCGCGAGCGCGTCGGCAAGCGCCCCGCCGTCCAGGCCGCGCTCAAGGCCGAGGGATTGGTGTAA
- a CDS encoding IS30 family transposase, giving the protein MGTKYTQLSAEERAILASLQAKDHSIRQIAAALDRPASTISRELKRNTGRQIGYRAVYAQQQTRARRWRGSRLERDAKLRRQVLDGLKKGWSPEQVCGWLERQQGRHVISPESIYRFIQAQITRHKDYRWRHYLPRAKSKRGRRGRKGGSSALHIQDRVSIAERPAAVGDRSVAGNWEADLMMFTRYGQALLALHERSSRLLIVGRSNGKHAEPIADAIASLLGPLPQSLRQTITFDNGTEFARHYELHRLDIQTFFCDPYAPWQKGGVENAIGRLRRNIPRKTNLDTLTTRQLSNLVRAYNNTPRKCLDWHSPAEIFCSQVLHLECESISPLSRG; this is encoded by the coding sequence ATGGGAACAAAATACACTCAGCTCTCGGCCGAAGAGCGCGCCATCCTTGCCAGCCTTCAGGCCAAAGACCACTCGATCCGCCAGATCGCTGCAGCTCTGGATCGCCCAGCATCGACGATTTCTCGGGAGCTGAAGCGAAACACCGGCCGTCAGATCGGCTATCGGGCCGTCTACGCCCAGCAGCAGACCCGGGCCCGGCGCTGGCGAGGCTCGCGTCTGGAACGTGACGCCAAGTTGCGCCGGCAAGTCCTCGACGGCCTGAAGAAAGGCTGGTCGCCCGAGCAGGTCTGCGGCTGGCTCGAACGCCAGCAGGGCCGGCACGTCATCAGCCCGGAGAGCATCTACCGCTTCATCCAGGCCCAGATCACCCGCCACAAGGACTATCGCTGGCGCCATTACCTGCCCCGCGCCAAGAGCAAACGCGGCCGCCGCGGCCGCAAGGGCGGCAGCTCGGCCCTGCACATCCAAGATCGTGTTTCCATTGCAGAAAGACCCGCCGCCGTCGGGGACCGTTCGGTCGCCGGCAACTGGGAAGCCGATCTCATGATGTTCACCCGCTACGGCCAGGCCCTCCTCGCCTTGCATGAGCGATCCTCCCGCCTGCTCATCGTCGGCCGGTCCAACGGCAAGCATGCCGAGCCGATCGCCGACGCTATCGCCAGCTTGCTCGGGCCTCTGCCCCAATCCCTGCGCCAGACCATCACCTTCGACAATGGCACCGAGTTCGCCCGTCACTACGAGCTCCACCGCCTCGATATCCAGACCTTCTTCTGCGACCCCTATGCTCCCTGGCAGAAAGGGGGCGTCGAAAACGCCATCGGGCGATTGCGCCGCAACATCCCCAGAAAAACCAACCTCGACACCCTCACCACACGCCAACTCTCAAATCTGGTCCGCGCCTACAACAACACCCCGCGCAAATGCCTTGACTGGCACAGCCCCGCTGAAATCTTCTGCAGCCAAGTGTTGCACTTGGAGTGTGAATCCATCTCCCCGCTTTCGCGGGGATGA
- a CDS encoding aconitase X: protein MPVRLTDEERAIAAGSDAAAMSMRILAEMGAMLGAERLIRVTSSHIDGGLYHGDSGVHFAERLVGEGARVAIPSTMNVGGLDLITPATVKADPHRHEMALRLMKAYEAMGCWPTWTCSPYQAGHRPKFGEQVAWGESNAVAFCNSVLGARTNRYGDFLDICCAIVARAPDYGLHRAEKRRATILVDTSALSHALKASDVFYPVLGAWYGAEIGNAIGVIEGLPPFTSEDQLKALGAAAASSGAVGLFHVAGVTPEAPTAAAALGNQPPEKTIRLDAAMLRTARDRLSTVKGERIDAVALGSPHFSLEEFEALEDLIDGRHVKLPFFVCTGRHVVAELERRRRLKPLQQAGVTVVADTCVVVAPILPSRSGVLMTNSGKFAHYTPANTGYEVVYGSLADCVKSAIEGRVSRDEGLWS from the coding sequence ATGCCTGTCCGACTGACCGACGAAGAACGAGCCATTGCCGCCGGCAGCGATGCCGCCGCCATGTCGATGCGCATCCTGGCCGAGATGGGCGCGATGCTGGGCGCCGAGCGGCTCATCCGCGTGACCTCCTCCCATATCGATGGCGGCCTCTATCACGGCGACAGCGGCGTCCATTTCGCCGAGCGGCTGGTCGGCGAAGGGGCCCGCGTGGCGATCCCCTCGACCATGAATGTCGGCGGGCTCGATCTCATCACGCCCGCGACGGTCAAGGCCGATCCCCACCGCCACGAGATGGCGCTGCGGCTGATGAAGGCCTATGAGGCGATGGGCTGCTGGCCGACCTGGACCTGCTCGCCCTATCAGGCGGGACACCGGCCCAAATTCGGCGAGCAGGTGGCCTGGGGCGAAAGCAACGCGGTCGCCTTCTGCAACTCGGTGCTGGGGGCCCGCACCAACCGCTATGGCGATTTCCTCGACATCTGCTGCGCGATCGTCGCGCGCGCGCCCGATTACGGCCTCCATCGCGCCGAGAAGCGCCGCGCCACGATCCTGGTCGATACCTCGGCTCTCTCGCACGCGCTCAAGGCCAGCGACGTGTTCTATCCGGTGCTGGGCGCCTGGTATGGCGCCGAGATCGGCAATGCCATCGGCGTGATCGAGGGGCTCCCGCCCTTCACCAGCGAGGACCAGCTCAAGGCGCTGGGGGCAGCCGCCGCTTCCAGTGGGGCCGTCGGCCTGTTCCATGTGGCGGGCGTGACACCCGAAGCGCCCACGGCCGCGGCGGCGCTGGGTAACCAACCGCCAGAAAAGACCATCCGGCTCGATGCCGCCATGCTGCGCACTGCGCGCGACCGACTCTCGACCGTCAAGGGCGAGCGGATCGATGCAGTGGCACTGGGCAGCCCGCATTTCTCGCTGGAGGAGTTCGAGGCGCTGGAGGATCTGATCGACGGGCGCCATGTGAAGCTGCCCTTCTTCGTCTGCACCGGCCGCCATGTGGTGGCCGAGCTCGAGCGGCGGCGGCGCCTGAAGCCCCTCCAGCAGGCCGGGGTGACGGTGGTGGCCGACACCTGCGTCGTGGTGGCGCCGATCCTGCCGAGCCGGAGCGGCGTGCTCATGACCAACTCGGGCAAGTTCGCGCATTACACCCCGGCCAACACCGGCTACGAGGTGGTCTATGGCAGCCTCGCCGATTGCGTGAAATCCGCGATCGAAGGCCGCGTCAGCCGCGACGAGGGTTTGTGGTCATGA
- a CDS encoding sensor histidine kinase, producing MVPILAAVSFASILAMGVLFAVTTHSDTLHRAENECQRMAAVAAVHVGRIAEESGRSLRVIAQWIERNPGAPLDSPDLIALADVLNIDPGQTRAIAVVDSTGQAVMLDSARAGLAFDVSARSFFPVARDGPEGTLLFAPPVRNLDTNELTVPALYKIAVQGRELVIATAFSVGRVQDLMTSLLADYHGSLLLKSGDRVLVGAIENGSDEGTEKVASEALLGGPSAGAPSSPDQIACSRPVVGTSLLVEARLDRQALFLRWDKIVLASSALMLVVLALVVFLSIELGSFYRRLRSSEDSLRDSLAHANEANQAKTMFLANMSHELRTPLNAIIGFSELIERQAFGPISDRYRGYVTDILQSGRHLLSIVNQLLDMASIEANKDRLDRRPMDPRAAIESAVAMLRGTAQSSGVAIELETGGLPARMVCNERAFRQIVANLVSNAVKFSPQGSAVRVGGLADGPDFIMLTVADQGIGMAPSDRAKLFTPFWRGENVWTRRSDGIGLGLALTRRLIEGLGGRIEVESEAGKGSRFTVRLPVSPPAASGKSAAA from the coding sequence GTGGTTCCCATTCTGGCGGCGGTCTCCTTCGCCTCGATCCTGGCGATGGGCGTGCTGTTCGCCGTCACCACCCATAGCGACACGCTGCATCGCGCCGAAAACGAGTGCCAGCGCATGGCGGCGGTCGCCGCCGTGCATGTCGGCCGCATCGCCGAAGAATCCGGCCGGAGCCTGCGGGTGATCGCGCAATGGATCGAGCGCAACCCCGGCGCGCCGCTCGACTCTCCCGATCTGATCGCCCTCGCCGACGTGCTCAATATCGATCCGGGCCAGACGCGCGCCATCGCCGTCGTCGATTCCACCGGCCAGGCTGTGATGCTCGATAGCGCCAGGGCGGGTCTTGCCTTTGATGTCTCCGCCCGGTCTTTTTTTCCGGTCGCGCGCGACGGTCCGGAAGGCACCCTGCTGTTCGCCCCACCGGTACGGAACCTCGACACGAATGAGCTGACGGTTCCCGCGCTCTACAAGATCGCCGTGCAAGGGCGGGAGCTGGTGATCGCCACAGCGTTCTCCGTGGGCCGGGTGCAGGATCTGATGACGTCGCTCCTGGCCGACTATCACGGCAGCCTGTTGCTGAAGAGCGGCGACAGGGTGCTCGTCGGGGCCATCGAGAATGGATCCGACGAGGGGACGGAGAAGGTCGCGTCGGAGGCCCTCCTGGGAGGGCCGTCGGCCGGGGCGCCATCGTCGCCGGATCAGATCGCCTGCAGCAGGCCCGTCGTCGGCACCTCGCTGCTGGTCGAAGCCCGGCTGGACCGGCAAGCTCTGTTTCTTCGCTGGGACAAGATCGTGCTCGCCTCCTCGGCCTTGATGCTGGTGGTCCTGGCGCTGGTGGTGTTCCTCTCGATCGAGTTGGGCTCGTTCTATCGGCGCCTGCGGTCGAGCGAGGACAGCCTGCGCGATTCGCTGGCCCACGCGAACGAGGCCAACCAGGCCAAGACGATGTTCCTCGCCAACATGAGTCATGAGCTGCGCACGCCCTTGAATGCCATCATCGGCTTCTCGGAGCTGATCGAGCGCCAGGCCTTCGGGCCCATCTCCGACCGGTATCGCGGCTATGTCACCGACATCCTGCAGTCGGGCCGCCATCTCCTGAGCATCGTCAACCAGCTGCTCGACATGGCGTCGATCGAGGCCAACAAGGATCGGCTCGACCGGCGGCCGATGGACCCCAGGGCGGCAATCGAGAGCGCCGTCGCCATGCTTCGCGGGACGGCGCAATCCTCCGGCGTCGCGATCGAGCTCGAGACCGGCGGCCTGCCGGCGCGGATGGTCTGCAACGAGCGGGCCTTCCGGCAGATCGTGGCCAATCTCGTCTCGAACGCGGTGAAGTTCTCGCCGCAAGGCAGCGCCGTGCGGGTCGGGGGCCTCGCCGACGGGCCCGACTTCATCATGCTGACCGTCGCCGACCAGGGCATCGGCATGGCGCCTTCGGACCGGGCCAAGCTCTTCACGCCCTTCTGGCGTGGCGAGAATGTCTGGACCCGCCGCAGCGACGGGATCGGCCTCGGCCTCGCCCTCACCCGGCGGCTGATCGAAGGGCTGGGCGGGCGCATCGAGGTCGAGAGCGAGGCCGGCAAGGGGAGCCGCTTCACCGTGCGGCTGCCGGTGAGCCCGCCGGCCGCGAGCGGGAAGTCCGCTGCCGCGTGA
- a CDS encoding VOC family protein has protein sequence MTPPALSGIDHTLVGVRDLDAARERWARLGFTVTPRGRHIGWGTANYCVMLERGYIELLGILDPGQFTNNLDKFLETREGLMGLAFASDDPAATKARLEALGLHPDGPKDLKRYLELPEGDVLPEFRLLFLPKAETPDLSAFVCCHLTPGLVRRPAWLDHDNGAVALRGITVISDAPDKSASGYRAYFGETAVRAIPGGAEVACGPESLRFVTREGFAALYPGQGAWPPFPAPLPAAMTVTVREPSRTMTHLWNRAIRADRDGDRIWVGPSEANGLVLEFVKA, from the coding sequence ATGACCCCACCCGCCCTCTCCGGTATCGACCACACCCTCGTCGGCGTGCGCGATCTCGACGCGGCGCGCGAGCGCTGGGCGCGGCTGGGATTTACGGTGACGCCGCGCGGCCGGCATATCGGCTGGGGCACGGCCAATTACTGCGTGATGCTGGAGCGCGGCTATATCGAGCTCCTGGGCATCCTCGATCCGGGCCAATTCACCAACAATCTCGACAAATTTCTCGAGACCCGGGAAGGGCTGATGGGTCTCGCCTTCGCCAGCGACGATCCGGCCGCGACCAAGGCGCGGCTCGAGGCGCTGGGGCTTCATCCCGACGGTCCCAAGGATCTGAAGCGCTATCTCGAGCTGCCCGAGGGCGACGTGCTGCCCGAGTTCCGGCTGCTGTTCCTGCCCAAGGCCGAGACGCCCGATCTCTCGGCCTTCGTCTGCTGCCATCTGACGCCGGGGCTGGTGCGCCGCCCCGCCTGGCTCGACCATGACAATGGCGCGGTCGCGCTGCGCGGAATCACGGTCATCAGCGACGCGCCCGACAAGAGTGCCTCCGGCTATCGCGCCTATTTCGGCGAGACGGCGGTGCGCGCGATTCCGGGTGGTGCGGAGGTGGCTTGCGGCCCCGAAAGCCTGCGCTTCGTCACCCGCGAAGGCTTCGCCGCGCTCTATCCGGGCCAGGGCGCCTGGCCGCCCTTTCCAGCCCCCTTGCCGGCCGCGATGACGGTCACGGTGCGCGAGCCGTCGCGGACCATGACCCACCTCTGGAACCGCGCCATCCGTGCCGACCGCGACGGCGACCGAATCTGGGTCGGGCCGTCCGAAGCGAACGGGCTGGTGCTGGAGTTCGTGAAGGCGTAA
- a CDS encoding aconitase X swivel domain-containing protein: MTAVLDSKIQVEGEARGRVLKLAKPISFWGGVDPVTGRISDPRHPNHQAELKGRVLVLPGMIGSSSSSYIMLELMAKRLAPAALVVAEPDAILGLGVVVAREMNYGSIPVLVVPREQQAALADGAEVTIGRDGTIRVA; encoded by the coding sequence ATGACCGCGGTGCTCGACAGCAAGATCCAGGTCGAAGGTGAGGCGCGCGGCCGCGTGCTCAAGCTCGCAAAGCCGATCAGCTTCTGGGGCGGCGTCGATCCGGTCACGGGACGGATCAGCGACCCGCGCCATCCCAACCACCAGGCCGAGCTCAAGGGCCGCGTGCTGGTGCTGCCCGGCATGATCGGCTCCTCCTCCTCGAGCTACATCATGCTGGAGCTGATGGCCAAGCGCCTCGCGCCGGCCGCCCTCGTCGTCGCCGAGCCCGACGCGATCCTCGGCCTCGGCGTCGTGGTCGCCCGCGAGATGAATTACGGCTCGATCCCGGTCCTGGTGGTCCCGCGCGAGCAACAGGCGGCGCTGGCCGATGGGGCGGAGGTGACGATCGGAAGAGACGGGACGATCAGAGTGGCGTGA
- a CDS encoding cytochrome c1, which yields MMRRNALLAFATAALVASGLAVTTARAAESEHSLEHQRWSFDGLFGTIDQAAAQRGFQVYKEVCAACHSLSLVAYRNLGAIGIGEDQIKAIAAQYNVMDGPNDAGDMFERPAKPSDKFVAPFANANAARAANNGALPPDLSLIVKAREGGPDYVYGVLTGFVPPPAGVTVPDGMYYNAAFPGHQIAMPPPLSDGSVTYADGTEASVHQEAHDVVTFLEWTAEPELDARKKMGVKVILFLIVLTGLAYAVKRKVWKDIH from the coding sequence ATGATGCGTCGCAACGCGCTCCTGGCCTTCGCCACCGCGGCCCTGGTCGCCTCCGGCCTCGCCGTCACGACCGCCCGCGCGGCGGAAAGCGAGCATTCGCTCGAGCATCAGCGCTGGTCCTTCGACGGGCTGTTCGGCACCATCGACCAGGCGGCCGCGCAGCGCGGCTTCCAGGTCTATAAGGAAGTCTGCGCGGCCTGCCACTCGCTGTCGCTGGTCGCCTATCGCAATCTGGGTGCCATCGGCATCGGCGAGGACCAGATCAAGGCGATCGCAGCGCAGTACAATGTGATGGACGGTCCCAACGACGCGGGCGACATGTTCGAGCGGCCGGCCAAGCCCTCGGACAAGTTCGTCGCTCCCTTCGCCAACGCGAACGCGGCGCGCGCCGCCAACAACGGCGCCCTGCCGCCCGACCTCTCGCTCATCGTCAAGGCGCGCGAAGGCGGGCCCGACTATGTCTATGGCGTCCTCACCGGCTTCGTCCCGCCGCCGGCGGGCGTGACGGTGCCGGACGGCATGTATTACAACGCCGCCTTCCCGGGCCACCAGATCGCGATGCCGCCGCCGCTCTCCGATGGTTCCGTCACCTATGCCGACGGCACGGAGGCGAGCGTCCATCAGGAGGCGCATGACGTCGTCACCTTCCTCGAATGGACCGCCGAGCCGGAGCTCGACGCCCGCAAGAAAATGGGCGTGAAGGTGATCCTGTTCCTGATCGTGCTGACCGGCCTCGCTTACGCCGTGAAGCGCAAGGTCTGGAAGGATATTCACTGA
- a CDS encoding SMI1/KNR4 family protein, which produces MSLKDFETAMRLIEENEDQADFVGPRDAALVDKAEKALGIKFPPSYRQFLLRLGAGSFGALEIYGVIDDEWEGSSVPDAVWYTLSERDEYDLPKHLLVIAAAGDGPLYCLKLGQEKEPPVIFYSPGLEEEEQDSEIAAADFGAFLLEGVRDELDA; this is translated from the coding sequence ATGAGCCTGAAGGATTTCGAAACGGCGATGCGGCTGATCGAGGAAAACGAGGATCAGGCGGATTTCGTCGGCCCCCGCGACGCGGCGCTGGTCGACAAGGCGGAGAAGGCGCTGGGGATCAAATTTCCGCCCAGCTATCGCCAGTTCCTGCTGCGGCTGGGAGCCGGCAGCTTCGGCGCTCTCGAGATCTACGGCGTGATCGACGACGAATGGGAGGGCTCCTCGGTTCCGGATGCCGTCTGGTACACGCTCAGCGAACGCGACGAATACGATCTGCCGAAGCATCTGCTGGTCATCGCCGCCGCCGGAGACGGGCCGCTCTATTGCCTCAAGCTCGGCCAGGAGAAGGAACCGCCGGTGATCTTCTACTCGCCGGGCCTCGAGGAAGAGGAGCAGGACTCCGAGATCGCCGCGGCGGATTTCGGGGCCTTCCTGCTGGAAGGCGTGCGCGACGAGCTGGATGCGTAA